From Oncorhynchus keta strain PuntledgeMale-10-30-2019 chromosome 25, Oket_V2, whole genome shotgun sequence, one genomic window encodes:
- the LOC118358544 gene encoding intracellular hyaluronan-binding protein 4-like isoform X1 codes for MALKLIGVSENAAMLPDDYGCMVANRFCQLVDDDADPFDFIKHAEVQKEKKKKANQMTVKPKKPGQRESQKDRRVPVLADREDNLPGNETGGKWSARGGGVQNETRRLVEAERGTRRGVLGECRTNQEEHPPEYSIQKPAHYAYGQVQGGGYRNMDTTGSFNLRGKREYERHSGTVVSPEEKRGGRGSWNRGCVQDPISRGDVGVNVKPDAGGIPPEAGQQPAEMAGENHLSDVEGDVVVQVAMEMSLDEWKALQERRRPKVEFNLRKLDCKVPSKARVIHKSKRIENLKVVSVEEQEEDCHFSSLRRSANDITSHVEFNFDSLLRPSRGGKGQGRGERGGVTERAYVLAPNPEDPDDFPALTVGR; via the exons ATGGCTTTGAAGTTGATTGGCGTTTCCGAAAATGCAGCAATGCTCCCCGACGACTACGGTTGTATGGTGGCGAATCGTTTCTGTCAGCTTGTGGATGACGATGCCGACCCGTTCGACTTTATAAAACATGCCGAGGTACAGAAGGAGAAGAAAAAGAAAGCAAACCAAATGACGGTGAAGCCCAAAAAACCTGGACAGAGAGAGTCCCAGAAAGATCGGCGGGTCCCCGTTTTAGCCGACCGAGAAGACAACCTGCCAGGAAATGAAACAG GTGGTAAGTGGTCTGCCCGAGGGGGAGGGGTCCAGAATGAGACCAGAAGGTTGGTGGAGGCTGAGCGTGGCACAAGGCGAGGTGTTCTTGGGGAATGCAGGACCAACCAAGAGGAACACCCACCGGAGTACTCCATCCAGAA GCCAGCTCATTATGCTTATGGCCAAGTTCAAGGTGGCGGCTACAGAAACATGGATACTACCGGTAGCTTCAACCTGAGGGGCAAGAGAGAATATGAACGCCACAGTGGAAC AGTTGTCTCccctgaggagaagagaggaggacgtGGGTCCTGGAACAGGGGCTGTGTTCAAGACCCTATTTCCAGGGG TGATGTAGGGGTGAATGTGAAGCCTGATGCAGGAGGCATCCCACCTGAGGCCGGCCAACAGCCAGCAGAGATGGCGGGAGAGAATCA CCTATCAGACGTGGAGGGGGATGTGGTGGTCCAAGTTGCCATGGAGATGTCTCTGGACGAGTGGAAGGCCCTGCAGGAGCGGCGTCGCCCCAAGGTGGAGTTTAACCTCCGTAAACTGGACTGCAAGGTGCCCTCCAAGGCCAGAGTAATACACAAGTCCAAACGCATTGAG AACTTGAAGGTGGTGTCtgtggaggaacaggaagaggactGTCACTTCTCCAGTCTGCGCAGGTCTGCCAATGACATCACTTCCCACGTGGAGTTCAACTTTGACAGCCTGCTGCGCCCCAGCCGAGGGGGGAAGGGACaaggcaggggggagagagggggggtgactGAAAGG GCTTACGTCCTAGCCCCAAACCCAGAAGACCCTGATGACTTCCCTGCATTGACTGTGGGGAGATAG
- the LOC118358544 gene encoding intracellular hyaluronan-binding protein 4-like isoform X2: MPLQQTIEMHPTASLSCGGKWSARGGGVQNETRRLVEAERGTRRGVLGECRTNQEEHPPEYSIQKPAHYAYGQVQGGGYRNMDTTGSFNLRGKREYERHSGTVVSPEEKRGGRGSWNRGCVQDPISRGDVGVNVKPDAGGIPPEAGQQPAEMAGENHLSDVEGDVVVQVAMEMSLDEWKALQERRRPKVEFNLRKLDCKVPSKARVIHKSKRIENLKVVSVEEQEEDCHFSSLRRSANDITSHVEFNFDSLLRPSRGGKGQGRGERGGVTERAYVLAPNPEDPDDFPALTVGR, translated from the exons ATGCCGCTGCAGCAGACTATAGAGATGCACCCTACTGCAAGTCTCTCCTGTG GTGGTAAGTGGTCTGCCCGAGGGGGAGGGGTCCAGAATGAGACCAGAAGGTTGGTGGAGGCTGAGCGTGGCACAAGGCGAGGTGTTCTTGGGGAATGCAGGACCAACCAAGAGGAACACCCACCGGAGTACTCCATCCAGAA GCCAGCTCATTATGCTTATGGCCAAGTTCAAGGTGGCGGCTACAGAAACATGGATACTACCGGTAGCTTCAACCTGAGGGGCAAGAGAGAATATGAACGCCACAGTGGAAC AGTTGTCTCccctgaggagaagagaggaggacgtGGGTCCTGGAACAGGGGCTGTGTTCAAGACCCTATTTCCAGGGG TGATGTAGGGGTGAATGTGAAGCCTGATGCAGGAGGCATCCCACCTGAGGCCGGCCAACAGCCAGCAGAGATGGCGGGAGAGAATCA CCTATCAGACGTGGAGGGGGATGTGGTGGTCCAAGTTGCCATGGAGATGTCTCTGGACGAGTGGAAGGCCCTGCAGGAGCGGCGTCGCCCCAAGGTGGAGTTTAACCTCCGTAAACTGGACTGCAAGGTGCCCTCCAAGGCCAGAGTAATACACAAGTCCAAACGCATTGAG AACTTGAAGGTGGTGTCtgtggaggaacaggaagaggactGTCACTTCTCCAGTCTGCGCAGGTCTGCCAATGACATCACTTCCCACGTGGAGTTCAACTTTGACAGCCTGCTGCGCCCCAGCCGAGGGGGGAAGGGACaaggcaggggggagagagggggggtgactGAAAGG GCTTACGTCCTAGCCCCAAACCCAGAAGACCCTGATGACTTCCCTGCATTGACTGTGGGGAGATAG